A segment of the Acidimicrobiia bacterium genome:
ATTCCAGAGACTCCGAAACTCGACGAGCCCGACCCGTTTTCTACCTCCGTTACGGGGCTGGTCACCTATGCGATCTGCCCTCAACGGTTCTACTGGTCCGAGGTCGACCGCCTGCCGAGACGGCCGTCCGGCGCCGCGCGACGGGGGGTCGAGATCCATCGACGCATCGAGTTGCACCATCGCGGAGAGGTGCCACTCGACGACTTCGTTGAGGATGCATACGACGTTGGCCCGCCGGACACCGACCGGGCCGGCACCAAGCCCTTCGATGCTTTCCTGGCCTCGCGATTCGCCAAGTCCAAGCCGGTGCTCATCGAAGCACCGTTCGACCTGAAGATCGGTTCTTCGAACGTGCGCGGGCGAATCGACGCTGTGTACTCACCGGCGCCCGGTCACTGGGAGATCGTCGATTTCAAATCCGGGAGACCCTCCAAGCTCGCCGCCACGGCCGTCCAACTCGAGGCGTACGCCCTGGCGGCGACCGAGGTTCCGTTCACCGTGAATAGACCTGATGTAATCGACGTGACGTTCGCCTACCTCGGTGATGGGCTCGAGACGGTCAGCGAGCGAGCGGACGAACGGTGGATCGAGGAAGCGAAGCTTCACCTCACCAAACTCATCGGGAGGATCGAGGCGGAGGAATGGAACGCGGAGCCCTCATCGGCTTGCCGGCATTGCGACTTCGCCAGATTCTGCGAACCCGGAAGCAGGTGGCTGGCGGATCGGGATCGATGACTGCCGCATCTCCCAGGTCGACCGGCTCCCCGAGGACTAGGTTCTAGGGCAAGGAGGTTAGGAACATGGCCGTCCTGAGGATCTGGAGCGACTTGCGCTGCCCGTGGGCATATGTTGCCACCGTGCGACTGCACCGCATGCGAGACCATCTGTCCGCCGACGAAGTCATCTTCGATCACCGCGCCTATCCAATGGAGTTGACCGAAGGAGGCCTGCACAGCGAGCACACCACGCGCGCCGAGATGGTTGCCGCAGCTCAGCTCGAATCGAGCGTGTTCTCTGCCTACCAGAACCCGACCTGGCCGGCGTCCTACCTCGCGGCCTTCGAAGCTCAGAAATGGGGCTACTCGCTGAGCCAGGAAATCGGAGAGGAGTTCGATTTCGCCCTGCGAAAGGCATTCTTCCTCCACGGACACAACCTGAGCATGCGCGCTGAGCTTCTGGAAGTTGCCCGCATCCAGCAGTTGCCCGTTGATCAACTCGCCGGCGCTCTCGACGATGGTCGATTTCGCAAGGCCGTAATGTCTGACTTTCACGAAGCGACAGACCTCGGCATTGAGGGGTCGCCCCAGGTGTTCCTTCCCGACGGCACCACCCACCACAACCCCGGTACGACGGTCCGTTGGGAGCGAGGGCTCCCGATCATCGAAGCAGACCACCCGTCGGTGTACGAAGAGTTGATCCAGTCCAGTGCCGTTGATTGGTAGCCGGCGGCCCTGCTTCCTAGGTCACCCGGCCGCCGGCAACGTCGACGACCATCGTCACGGGCCCGTCGTTGACGAGTTCAACGGACATCGACGCTCCGAAGCGACCCGAGGCCACCGGCACCGACTTCCCGACATGCTCTATCAGCAAATCGACCAGTGGCTCGGCTGCCTCGGGAGGCGCGGCCGCGTCGAATGAGGGCCGGCGACCTCTTCGAAGGTCACCATGCAAGGTGAACTGACTGACGACCAGCACCGAGCCCCCGGCCTCTGCAACGGAGAGGTTCATCTTTCCGGCGTCGTCCCGGAAGATCCTGAGGCCGACCACCTTCTCCGCCAGGACGCGGGCGTCGGCCGGTGAGTCACCGTCCGCCACTCCGACCAACACCAGCAACCCGGGCCCGATAGACCCGATGACTTCCCCGGCGACCCTCACCTGCGCTCTCGCCACTCGCTGAATCACCGCTCGCATGAAGTGAATCTAACGAGTGAATCCGGGGAGTTGCCAGGTCAGGTTGCGGCCCTCTTCAGGATCTCCAGGAGTTGAAACCTCGTGGCCTGAAGTCT
Coding sequences within it:
- the dtd gene encoding D-aminoacyl-tRNA deacylase; this encodes MRAVIQRVARAQVRVAGEVIGSIGPGLLVLVGVADGDSPADARVLAEKVVGLRIFRDDAGKMNLSVAEAGGSVLVVSQFTLHGDLRRGRRPSFDAAAPPEAAEPLVDLLIEHVGKSVPVASGRFGASMSVELVNDGPVTMVVDVAGGRVT
- a CDS encoding DsbA family protein is translated as MAVLRIWSDLRCPWAYVATVRLHRMRDHLSADEVIFDHRAYPMELTEGGLHSEHTTRAEMVAAAQLESSVFSAYQNPTWPASYLAAFEAQKWGYSLSQEIGEEFDFALRKAFFLHGHNLSMRAELLEVARIQQLPVDQLAGALDDGRFRKAVMSDFHEATDLGIEGSPQVFLPDGTTHHNPGTTVRWERGLPIIEADHPSVYEELIQSSAVDW